One Azospirillum brasilense DNA segment encodes these proteins:
- the ubiU gene encoding ubiquinone anaerobic biosynthesis protein UbiU: MGSFELICPAGNPAALRAAVDAGADAVYLGFRDETNARNFPGLNFSRPELAEAIAYAHARSVQVFVAINTYPQAGNLAPWQRAVDDAARLKADAVILADLGLLDYAAKRHPDLRLHLSVQASAANAEAIRLYREAFGVRRVVLPRVLTVPEIARLNAEVDVETEVFVFGGLCPMAEGRCSLSSYATGLSPNKQGVCSPASHVRYEPRGEALASRLGGFTINVFGAGEPAGYPTLCKGRFVPGGGTSSDPAYLFEEPTSLNALALLPELKAAKVCALKIEGRQRGKAYIAAVVGAYRRALDAFERGLPVPALDLEAMVEGGAQTTGAYTRAWR, translated from the coding sequence ATGGGTTCCTTCGAACTGATCTGCCCGGCGGGCAATCCCGCCGCGCTGCGCGCCGCCGTGGACGCGGGCGCCGACGCCGTCTATCTGGGCTTCCGCGACGAGACCAACGCGCGCAACTTCCCCGGCCTGAACTTCTCGCGGCCGGAGCTGGCCGAGGCCATCGCCTACGCCCACGCGCGGTCCGTCCAGGTCTTCGTTGCCATCAACACCTACCCTCAGGCCGGCAACCTCGCCCCCTGGCAGCGCGCGGTGGACGATGCCGCACGGCTGAAGGCGGATGCGGTGATCCTCGCCGACCTCGGTTTGCTCGACTACGCGGCAAAGCGCCATCCCGACCTGCGGCTTCACCTGTCCGTTCAGGCCTCCGCCGCAAACGCCGAGGCGATCCGGCTCTACCGCGAGGCCTTCGGCGTGCGGCGGGTCGTGCTGCCCCGCGTGCTGACGGTGCCGGAGATCGCCCGGCTGAACGCCGAGGTCGATGTGGAGACGGAGGTCTTCGTCTTCGGCGGCCTCTGCCCGATGGCGGAGGGGCGCTGCTCGCTGTCCTCCTACGCGACCGGGCTATCGCCCAACAAGCAGGGCGTCTGCTCCCCCGCCAGTCATGTCCGTTACGAGCCGCGCGGCGAGGCGCTGGCCTCCCGCCTCGGCGGCTTCACCATCAACGTCTTCGGCGCCGGGGAGCCGGCGGGCTACCCGACGCTGTGCAAGGGCCGCTTCGTGCCCGGCGGCGGCACCTCCAGCGATCCGGCCTACCTGTTCGAGGAGCCGACCAGCCTCAACGCGCTGGCCCTGCTGCCGGAACTGAAGGCCGCCAAGGTCTGCGCCCTGAAGATCGAAGGCCGCCAGCGCGGCAAGGCCTACATTGCCGCCGTGGTCGGCGCCTACCGCCGGGCGTTGGACGCGTTCGAACGCGGGCTGCCCGTGCCGGCGCTCGACCTGGAGGCCATGGTCGAGGGCGGGGCCCAGACCACCGGCGCCTACACCCGCGCGTGGCGCTGA
- a CDS encoding DUF2249 domain-containing protein: MQIAEQSTAAEPVIDVQSIPPHQRHPLILQATQDLAPGRGFVLVNDHDPRPLSLQIQALFGDAVSWTYLERGPERWRVRIGRPESGTAPATSLRVRIGRGGQASAVAAETPLGVADGGLVCEITDCPPGTTAEEVLDLMQGVIPPAGQLHLSYERLVARRSGSCCGGMCG, encoded by the coding sequence ATGCAGATCGCCGAACAGTCCACCGCGGCCGAGCCGGTCATCGACGTCCAGTCCATTCCGCCCCACCAGCGCCACCCGCTGATCCTCCAGGCCACGCAGGATCTGGCGCCGGGCCGCGGCTTCGTGCTGGTCAATGACCATGACCCGCGCCCGCTCTCTCTCCAGATCCAGGCGCTGTTCGGCGATGCGGTGAGCTGGACCTATCTGGAGCGCGGGCCGGAGCGCTGGCGGGTACGCATCGGGCGGCCCGAGTCCGGCACCGCGCCGGCGACCTCCCTGCGGGTGCGCATCGGGCGCGGCGGGCAGGCGAGCGCAGTCGCCGCCGAGACGCCGCTCGGCGTGGCGGACGGCGGGCTGGTCTGCGAGATCACCGACTGCCCGCCGGGCACGACCGCGGAGGAGGTGCTCGACCTGATGCAGGGGGTCATCCCGCCGGCCGGGCAGCTGCACCTGTCCTACGAGCGTCTGGTCGCCCGGCGCTCCGGCTCCTGCTGCGGGGGCATGTGCGGCTGA
- the ubiV gene encoding ubiquinone anaerobic biosynthesis protein UbiV, giving the protein MKPTLTLGPVLFNWPAERWRDFYARIADEAPVDAVVVGEIVCSKRAPFLAPVMDEVIARLAAAGKEVWLASPILAGSDRERAAMRDLVESDLLPVEANDMGALALLEGRRHAVGPFINSYNEATLAWLAGRGAVAVSLPAELPAASVAMMAKTGAALGLSMEVQVFGRAPLAISARCYHARAHALHKDGCQFVCTNDPDGMPVSTVDGQPFLSVNGTQTLSHGYLALAAEIDRLRAMGIQRFRLSPQDLDMVAVAKAFRAILDGARSGQDVMAELRAMTAVPLENGFFHNMAGAAYADAAAPAA; this is encoded by the coding sequence ATGAAACCCACCCTGACCCTTGGCCCCGTCCTGTTCAACTGGCCGGCGGAGCGCTGGCGTGATTTCTACGCCCGCATCGCCGACGAGGCGCCGGTCGACGCCGTCGTCGTCGGCGAGATCGTCTGTTCCAAGCGCGCACCCTTCCTCGCCCCGGTCATGGACGAGGTGATCGCCCGTCTGGCCGCCGCCGGGAAGGAGGTCTGGCTCGCCAGCCCGATCCTGGCGGGCAGCGACCGCGAGCGCGCGGCGATGCGCGACCTCGTGGAGAGCGACCTCCTGCCGGTGGAGGCCAACGACATGGGCGCGCTGGCCCTGCTGGAGGGACGCCGCCACGCCGTCGGCCCCTTCATCAACAGCTACAACGAGGCGACCCTGGCCTGGCTGGCCGGGCGCGGCGCCGTCGCCGTGTCGCTGCCGGCGGAGCTTCCCGCCGCCTCCGTCGCCATGATGGCGAAGACGGGGGCGGCGCTCGGCCTGTCCATGGAGGTGCAGGTGTTCGGGCGCGCGCCGCTCGCCATCTCCGCCCGCTGCTACCACGCGCGGGCGCACGCGCTGCACAAGGACGGCTGCCAGTTCGTCTGCACCAACGACCCGGACGGCATGCCGGTGAGCACCGTCGACGGCCAGCCCTTCCTGTCGGTCAATGGCACGCAGACGCTGTCGCACGGCTATCTGGCGCTGGCGGCGGAGATCGACCGGCTGCGGGCGATGGGCATCCAGCGCTTCCGCCTGTCGCCGCAGGACCTCGACATGGTTGCCGTCGCCAAGGCCTTCCGCGCCATCCTGGACGGCGCGCGCAGCGGACAGGACGTGATGGCGGAGCTGCGCGCCATGACCGCCGTCCCGCTGGAAAACGGCTTCTTCCACAACATGGCGGGTGCGGCCTACGCCGACGCTGCGGCGCCGGCCGCCTGA
- the ubiT gene encoding ubiquinone anaerobic biosynthesis accessory factor UbiT gives MAQDKAQEMAPDTRARDVEVQLTRAGLGVARRLGDRAGGLLFDRLLRILEARHPRAFTALGELPDAHLLIDPVDAPAALLLRVGPGLALRVCDRTAEAEATVRGPCARLLDLLEGRIDGDALFFRRELSIEGDTALILALRNTLDGEEMDLFGDVAAAAGPLRHALPVARRNAGRALDLLATARRFAPPPVRWGMAVLERRLTGPRQGA, from the coding sequence ATGGCTCAGGATAAGGCCCAGGAGATGGCCCCGGACACCCGTGCCCGCGACGTCGAAGTCCAACTGACGCGGGCCGGGCTGGGGGTCGCGCGGCGGCTCGGCGACAGGGCCGGCGGCCTGCTGTTCGATCGGCTGCTGCGGATTCTGGAGGCGCGCCACCCGCGCGCCTTCACCGCCCTCGGCGAGCTGCCCGACGCCCACCTGCTCATCGATCCCGTGGACGCGCCCGCCGCCCTGCTGCTCCGCGTCGGCCCCGGCCTCGCCCTGCGGGTCTGCGACCGGACCGCCGAGGCGGAGGCCACGGTGCGCGGCCCCTGCGCGCGGCTTCTCGACCTGCTGGAAGGGCGCATCGACGGCGACGCGCTGTTCTTCCGCCGCGAACTCTCCATCGAGGGAGACACTGCCCTGATCCTGGCGCTCCGCAACACGCTGGACGGCGAGGAGATGGACCTGTTCGGCGACGTCGCCGCCGCGGCCGGTCCGCTGCGGCACGCCCTGCCCGTGGCGCGGCGCAACGCGGGGCGGGCGCTCGACCTGCTCGCCACGGCCCGCCGCTTCGCCCCGCCGCCGGTGCGCTGGGGCATGGCCGTTCTGGAGCGGAGGCTCACCGGCCCGCGGCAGGGAGCGTGA